A portion of the Cellulophaga algicola DSM 14237 genome contains these proteins:
- a CDS encoding LysE family transporter — protein MAHLLLLFFATFSAAFIATVPPGLLNMNAAKTSVEKGKLNGIIFSLGVSSMIMIQAYIAVLISKYLHNHPEVVAVLLIIALVVFAFLCVYFFILAKRNTVKKQKTINVSKKNSFFKGIFLAAINLLTIPYYSGLNAMWKASGWIKFEITDIVIFVLAAGTGTFVVLYIYTIYFFKLETKNNAFSRNSNYILSGLMGLLFIITLFRIFNQ, from the coding sequence ATGGCGCATTTGCTACTTTTATTTTTTGCGACCTTTTCGGCTGCCTTTATAGCAACCGTACCGCCAGGGTTATTGAATATGAATGCGGCAAAAACTAGTGTAGAGAAGGGTAAGCTCAACGGAATCATATTTAGTCTTGGCGTTTCTTCCATGATTATGATTCAGGCGTATATCGCCGTGCTTATTTCAAAATACCTACACAACCACCCAGAAGTAGTCGCTGTTTTATTAATAATAGCATTAGTCGTATTTGCTTTTTTATGTGTCTACTTTTTTATTCTTGCAAAGCGGAATACTGTTAAAAAACAGAAGACGATCAATGTTAGTAAGAAAAATAGTTTCTTTAAAGGGATTTTCTTAGCGGCAATAAATTTGCTCACTATTCCTTATTATAGTGGTCTTAATGCCATGTGGAAGGCGTCGGGGTGGATTAAGTTTGAAATCACGGATATCGTAATTTTTGTACTTGCTGCAGGAACAGGAACCTTTGTGGTACTTTATATTTATACTATTTATTTTTTTAAATTAGAAACAAAAAATAACGCCTTCTCTAGAAACTCCAACTATATATTAAGTGGATTAATGGGCTTGCTTTTTATCATCACATTATTCAGAATTTTTAATCAATAA
- the trmB gene encoding tRNA (guanosine(46)-N7)-methyltransferase TrmB, translating to MGSKNKLKRFRENDTFENVLQPDRDDVQKGLCDLKGKWSEFFKNDNPIVLELGCGKGEYTIGLARQDKNKNFIGVDLKGARFWRGAKTAKEEGLANVAFLRTQIELIDLLFAENEVSEIWITFPDPQIKYKRTKHRLTNKLFLDKYNYILDEKGVVNLKTDSEFMHGYTLGLLHGLGLEVIYANHDVYKNEGSPKEVLTIQTFYENQYLEKGKPITFTQFKVN from the coding sequence GTGGGGAGTAAAAACAAGTTAAAAAGGTTTAGAGAGAACGATACATTTGAAAATGTTCTTCAACCTGATAGAGACGATGTTCAGAAGGGTTTGTGCGATTTGAAAGGAAAATGGAGCGAATTTTTCAAGAATGATAATCCTATTGTTTTAGAATTAGGATGCGGTAAAGGAGAGTACACGATTGGATTAGCAAGACAAGATAAAAATAAAAATTTTATTGGGGTAGATCTTAAGGGTGCACGTTTCTGGCGTGGTGCTAAAACTGCAAAAGAAGAAGGCTTAGCTAACGTGGCTTTTCTAAGAACGCAAATAGAATTAATTGATTTACTTTTTGCAGAAAATGAAGTTTCTGAAATTTGGATTACCTTCCCAGATCCACAAATAAAATACAAGCGCACAAAACATAGGCTTACCAATAAATTGTTTTTAGATAAATACAACTACATATTAGACGAGAAGGGTGTTGTAAATTTAAAGACAGATAGTGAATTTATGCACGGCTATACCTTAGGGCTTTTACATGGATTAGGACTTGAAGTTATATATGCCAATCATGATGTGTATAAAAACGAAGGCAGTCCTAAAGAGGTCTTGACAATTCAAACGTTCTACGAAAATCAGTATCTTGAGAAAGGAAAACCTATTACTTTTACTCAATTTAAAGTCAATTAA
- a CDS encoding sensor histidine kinase → MAISFKKSYKFAFRSATYITVAITLFLSTFLWLKDELDWLLLIVFMLITFTVCFFVIQLRVEKFIYKRIKRIYDDVSLLESSSLASRTVTTDMGTLTSEIEKFAKDKKIEIDTLKIREEYRRDFIGNVSHELKTPLFTVQGYILTLLDGAADDKVLRKKYLQRASKGVDRLIYIVKDLDLITKLEVGDLNVELREFNIVELIQNVFDLLEMKAAKKNISLTFDMKYKTPILVNADREKIQQVVTNLLVNSIKYGHENGTTEVSVENLIKNKVIVRVTDNGEGISKQNIPRLFERFYRVDKSGSREEGGSGLGLSIVKHIIEAHNERIYVESVQGVGSEFSFTLEKVNPK, encoded by the coding sequence ATGGCAATATCCTTTAAAAAATCATACAAATTTGCATTTCGCTCAGCGACTTATATTACGGTAGCAATAACATTATTCTTATCTACTTTCTTGTGGTTAAAGGATGAATTAGACTGGTTGCTTCTAATTGTGTTTATGCTGATTACATTTACCGTTTGTTTTTTTGTAATTCAACTTCGGGTAGAAAAATTTATTTACAAACGAATCAAAAGAATCTATGATGATGTTTCATTATTAGAATCTTCTAGTTTGGCATCGCGTACCGTAACTACAGATATGGGTACGCTAACTTCTGAAATTGAAAAATTTGCGAAAGACAAAAAAATAGAAATAGATACCCTTAAAATTCGTGAAGAATACCGTCGCGATTTTATAGGGAATGTTTCGCACGAATTGAAAACGCCTCTATTTACGGTGCAAGGCTATATACTTACCTTGCTAGATGGTGCTGCGGATGATAAAGTGCTCCGTAAAAAATACCTACAACGGGCAAGTAAAGGGGTAGACCGTTTAATTTATATCGTTAAAGATTTAGATTTAATAACCAAATTAGAAGTGGGTGATTTAAATGTAGAACTAAGAGAGTTTAATATTGTAGAGTTAATTCAGAATGTGTTTGATCTTTTAGAAATGAAAGCAGCCAAGAAGAATATCTCGCTCACTTTTGATATGAAATACAAGACACCTATTTTGGTTAATGCGGATAGGGAAAAAATTCAGCAAGTAGTTACCAACTTATTAGTAAACTCCATTAAATACGGTCATGAGAACGGTACCACAGAGGTAAGTGTTGAAAATCTTATTAAAAATAAGGTGATTGTTAGGGTGACGGATAATGGAGAAGGAATTTCAAAACAGAATATACCTAGACTTTTTGAGCGTTTTTATCGTGTTGATAAAAGCGGAAGTAGAGAAGAAGGTGGGTCAGGATTAGGCTTGTCTATTGTAAAGCATATCATAGAAGCACATAATGAGCGTATTTATGTAGAAAGTGTGCAAGGTGTAGGGTCAGAATTTTCATTTACGCTTGAAAAAGTAAACCCAAAGTAA
- a CDS encoding response regulator transcription factor translates to MKKKDIRILLVDDEPDILEILSYNLSAEGYEVFTAKNGAEGVAKAKKKQPHLIILDVMMPEMDGIEACEIIRNTPGLEETIITFLTARSEDYSQVAGFDAGADDYITKPIKPKVFVSKVKALLRRLKDEEAAAEDIVKVGNIVINREEYKIVNDGQELVLPRKEFELLSLLTSKPNKVFKREVILDKVWGNEVVVGGRTIDVHIRKLREKIGDDHFKTVKGVGYKFVL, encoded by the coding sequence ATGAAAAAGAAGGACATTAGAATATTATTGGTAGATGATGAGCCAGATATTCTTGAGATTTTAAGTTACAACCTAAGCGCAGAAGGCTATGAAGTTTTTACAGCTAAAAATGGAGCGGAAGGGGTAGCTAAGGCAAAAAAGAAACAGCCACATTTGATCATACTAGATGTTATGATGCCAGAAATGGATGGTATAGAGGCATGTGAAATTATCAGAAATACGCCAGGTTTAGAAGAAACGATCATTACATTCTTAACAGCACGTAGTGAAGATTATTCTCAAGTTGCTGGTTTTGATGCTGGAGCAGATGACTATATTACAAAACCTATAAAGCCAAAAGTATTTGTAAGTAAAGTAAAAGCTTTATTAAGACGTTTAAAAGATGAGGAAGCCGCTGCAGAAGACATTGTGAAAGTAGGGAACATTGTCATAAATCGGGAGGAATATAAAATTGTGAATGACGGTCAAGAATTAGTGCTGCCAAGAAAAGAGTTTGAGTTGTTATCATTACTTACCTCTAAACCTAACAAAGTATTTAAAAGAGAAGTTATCTTAGATAAAGTGTGGGGTAATGAAGTTGTTGTTGGCGGAAGAACTATTGATGTTCATATTAGAAAGCTTCGGGAGAAAATAGGAGATGATCATTTTAAAACCGTAAAAGGAGTAGGGTATAAGTTTGTGTTATAA
- a CDS encoding TonB-dependent receptor, which translates to MKYLLVSLFLIVSTLSYAQDKGSVVGKVIDKEASDEPLAFANVLIKGTTKGTTTDFDGLYEIANIDPGTYIVVFSYLGYESVEIPNVAIEAGKATTINVPMAASEGMSLDEVVVTTTTRKDSEAALLLDQKRAVEIKTAIGAQELAKKAVSDAADATTKVTGVNKKEGSSKIYVRGLGDRYNSTTFNGLPLPSNDPGDKNIDLSLFGTDIIENVGISKSFSSNLSSDVAGANIDIVSREMTTSSLFKVGISSGYNSQTTFKDFKNIDGANWVGVNTDTKHNIRDLTAYSFSNGFTPETNTASPNLGVSINYGKKFQVSDESTISFFLVGSFDNKYSFQDGVSENAIDVGNTGSQFDTKTYSYNASKMLMGNLVYKINANHKLSFNHLFVHSNNQKIEDFTGTTTDIGRGEDDNRLVNLLLQTEVQNRLFVNQLLSNHKFGETIDVNASLGYSSIYNDEPDRRKNTFIIDNDDNTTRISQNAVRDNSRFYGNLFENDYSANVNAVKYLGERFENKGKVTLGYNGRITDRKFDGIYFDHNFSSPRTAFVDLDNLDNTFNQENLSNGVFGIETSRGRNNNDAETYLPQLYDADKKVHAAYIDAIYNVTDKFTANVGIRAEDIKMNVTWNTNISFPGFSNNSSIDLDKQYILPSLNLKYALNDKINLRASGSLSYTYPQFKEIAPFAYEGINYQESGNPGLLPSDNYNAEIKFELFPKSNELFAVGVFGKLIQNSINRLERNSSIERDFTFDNAGDASVFGIEVETKLDLFNSESDNFKRNNISVGANATFMKTKLEYNANNTSFNYTGSSSELEGASPFTVNADVSYKFDFEEKETIASLVFNYQSDKVYSIGTNFQENIIEKAVPILDLVLSHKFNKTIGLKLNAKNILNPSFERYRDIPEKITMNSYKNGVGISAGLSLNF; encoded by the coding sequence ATGAAGTATCTATTAGTATCATTATTTTTAATAGTATCCACTTTATCTTACGCACAGGACAAAGGAAGTGTTGTTGGGAAAGTAATTGACAAAGAAGCAAGTGATGAACCCTTGGCGTTTGCCAACGTGTTAATAAAAGGGACAACGAAAGGTACGACTACAGATTTTGACGGATTATACGAAATTGCAAATATTGATCCAGGCACCTATATCGTTGTATTTAGCTATTTAGGGTATGAATCTGTTGAAATCCCGAATGTAGCGATAGAAGCAGGAAAAGCAACCACTATAAATGTTCCTATGGCAGCGAGTGAAGGAATGTCTTTAGACGAAGTGGTTGTAACAACAACTACTAGAAAAGATTCTGAAGCCGCACTTTTATTAGATCAAAAAAGAGCTGTAGAGATAAAAACAGCAATTGGAGCACAAGAATTAGCAAAGAAAGCAGTTTCAGATGCTGCAGATGCAACTACGAAAGTAACAGGGGTAAACAAAAAAGAAGGCTCTAGCAAAATTTATGTTAGAGGTTTAGGTGATCGTTATAACAGTACCACGTTTAACGGACTACCATTACCATCAAATGATCCAGGAGATAAAAATATAGATTTATCACTTTTTGGTACTGATATTATTGAGAACGTAGGGATCTCTAAATCATTTTCATCCAACTTATCTTCTGATGTAGCGGGTGCTAATATTGATATAGTAAGTAGAGAAATGACTACTTCATCTTTATTTAAAGTAGGGATCTCTTCAGGTTATAATTCACAAACCACCTTTAAAGACTTCAAAAATATTGATGGTGCTAATTGGGTGGGCGTAAATACAGATACAAAGCACAACATTAGAGATTTAACAGCATACAGCTTTTCTAACGGTTTTACTCCTGAAACAAATACGGCAAGTCCTAATTTAGGAGTATCCATAAACTACGGAAAGAAATTTCAAGTATCTGACGAAAGTACTATCAGTTTCTTCTTAGTAGGGTCTTTTGACAATAAGTATAGTTTTCAAGATGGTGTTTCAGAAAACGCTATTGATGTTGGAAATACTGGATCACAATTCGACACTAAAACATACAGCTACAATGCCTCTAAAATGTTAATGGGAAATTTAGTGTATAAGATAAATGCAAATCACAAATTAAGTTTTAATCACTTATTTGTTCATTCTAACAACCAAAAAATAGAAGACTTCACGGGGACAACTACTGATATAGGTAGAGGCGAAGACGACAATAGACTTGTAAACTTACTATTACAAACTGAAGTACAAAATAGACTTTTTGTAAATCAACTTTTGTCTAACCATAAGTTTGGAGAAACTATTGACGTTAACGCATCTCTTGGATACAGCTCTATATATAATGACGAACCAGACCGAAGAAAAAACACCTTCATTATAGATAATGATGATAACACCACTAGAATTTCGCAAAATGCAGTAAGAGACAATAGTCGTTTTTACGGAAATTTATTTGAAAATGATTATTCTGCAAACGTAAACGCTGTAAAGTATTTAGGGGAGCGCTTTGAAAATAAAGGAAAAGTAACCTTAGGATACAACGGAAGAATTACAGACCGAAAATTTGATGGTATCTATTTTGACCATAACTTTTCTTCTCCAAGAACTGCTTTTGTTGACCTTGATAATCTTGACAATACTTTCAACCAAGAAAACCTTTCCAATGGTGTTTTTGGTATTGAAACCTCTAGAGGTAGAAATAATAACGATGCAGAAACGTATTTACCACAATTATATGATGCTGATAAAAAAGTACATGCAGCCTATATTGATGCTATTTACAACGTAACAGACAAATTCACTGCTAACGTAGGTATTAGAGCGGAAGATATTAAAATGAACGTAACTTGGAACACGAACATAAGCTTCCCTGGTTTTTCAAATAATAGCAGCATTGATTTAGATAAGCAGTATATTTTACCTTCTTTGAATTTGAAGTATGCTTTGAATGATAAAATAAACTTAAGAGCTTCTGGTAGTTTGTCATATACGTATCCTCAATTTAAAGAAATTGCTCCTTTTGCTTACGAAGGTATCAATTATCAAGAATCTGGTAATCCTGGACTTTTACCTTCCGATAACTACAATGCTGAAATTAAATTTGAATTGTTTCCTAAATCAAATGAGCTATTTGCTGTTGGCGTTTTTGGAAAATTAATTCAAAACTCAATTAACAGACTTGAAAGAAACTCTTCCATAGAAAGAGACTTTACTTTTGACAACGCTGGTGATGCTTCTGTATTTGGAATAGAAGTAGAAACAAAATTAGATCTTTTTAATAGTGAATCTGACAATTTTAAAAGAAACAACATAAGTGTTGGCGCAAATGCTACCTTTATGAAAACTAAATTAGAATACAACGCGAATAATACTTCATTTAATTATACCGGTAGTAGTTCTGAATTAGAAGGCGCCTCACCTTTTACTGTAAATGCAGATGTTTCTTATAAATTTGATTTTGAAGAAAAAGAAACTATTGCCTCTCTAGTTTTCAATTATCAAAGTGACAAAGTATACAGTATAGGTACAAACTTCCAAGAAAATATTATTGAAAAAGCAGTTCCAATTTTAGATTTAGTGCTTAGCCACAAGTTTAATAAAACTATTGGATTAAAATTAAATGCTAAAAACATCTTAAATCCTAGCTTTGAACGCTACAGAGATATTCCTGAAAAAATTACAATGAATTCGTATAAGAATGGCGTTGGTATATCTGCTGGATTATCGTTAAACTTCTAA
- a CDS encoding T9SS type A sorting domain-containing protein produces the protein MKQLYFVIFLCIATLGYSQDKPTTGDIEGFKLYPNPVTNGKIYINTLLNAPKKVLIFDVLGTKVMESTIIGTELNLSDIDAGIYVIRVYEKDKMVTRKLIVK, from the coding sequence ATGAAACAACTCTACTTTGTAATCTTCCTATGTATTGCAACTCTTGGTTATAGCCAGGACAAGCCTACTACTGGTGATATTGAAGGGTTTAAATTATACCCTAATCCTGTAACTAACGGAAAAATCTACATCAATACCCTATTAAATGCTCCTAAAAAAGTATTAATTTTTGATGTCCTTGGTACTAAGGTCATGGAATCTACCATTATCGGTACCGAATTAAATCTTTCTGATATAGATGCCGGCATCTATGTAATTCGTGTTTACGAAAAAGACAAAATGGTAACACGAAAACTTATCGTAAAGTAG
- a CDS encoding T9SS type A sorting domain-containing protein, translated as MKKIYLILLMVFTFSLSGQELVENRANNTEITGFKLYPNPTFNDVVYITTKDNLKKNIQVYDLLGELVLQVNSHYKELNISKLDAGVYIVQVTENNKTTSRKLVVK; from the coding sequence ATGAAAAAAATCTACTTAATCCTACTTATGGTTTTTACATTCTCTCTTTCAGGACAAGAGCTCGTAGAAAACCGTGCAAATAATACCGAAATAACTGGCTTCAAATTATATCCTAACCCTACTTTTAATGATGTGGTTTACATTACCACAAAAGACAACCTAAAGAAGAATATTCAAGTATATGATTTATTAGGAGAATTAGTGTTACAAGTAAACAGTCACTATAAAGAATTAAATATCTCTAAACTAGATGCAGGAGTTTACATTGTGCAAGTAACAGAGAATAACAAAACCACCTCTAGAAAGCTAGTCGTGAAATAA
- a CDS encoding LuxE/PaaK family acyltransferase, with the protein MDASSIFTIQSPSDFNSVALQVYRHQYTHNLVYQEFCNYLKKTPSNVSKVVAIPFLPIEFFKSKKVVATTKKPEILFTSSGTTGTMTSTHYVTDVSIYEESYLKAFTHFYGAVTDYCVLALLPSYLERQGSSLIYMADDLIKRSKHPESGFYLDTLDLLVQKLKELDQSNTKILLIGVSFALLDIVENYTLKLKNVIIMETGGMKGRRKEMIREELHDTLKEGFGVQKIHSEYGMTELLSQAYSKGDGIFETPPWMDVIIRDPEDALSYQSTGKTGGVNVIDLANINSCSFIATQDLGKKYDDDTFEVLGRFDHSDIRGCNLLVF; encoded by the coding sequence ATGGACGCTTCTTCTATTTTTACTATTCAATCACCATCAGATTTTAATTCCGTAGCCCTACAGGTCTACCGTCATCAATATACCCATAACCTTGTGTATCAAGAATTTTGTAACTACCTGAAGAAAACACCTAGCAACGTTTCTAAAGTCGTCGCTATTCCTTTTTTACCTATTGAATTTTTTAAATCCAAAAAAGTAGTCGCTACTACTAAAAAACCCGAGATACTTTTTACCAGTAGCGGAACCACAGGAACAATGACGAGTACACATTATGTAACAGATGTTTCTATCTACGAAGAAAGTTACCTAAAGGCGTTTACTCATTTTTATGGTGCTGTTACAGATTATTGTGTTTTAGCCTTATTACCTTCTTATTTAGAACGCCAAGGTTCGTCATTAATCTATATGGCCGATGATTTAATTAAAAGAAGTAAGCACCCAGAAAGCGGATTTTATTTAGACACCCTTGATCTTTTAGTCCAGAAATTAAAAGAGTTAGACCAATCAAATACCAAAATTCTTCTCATCGGAGTTTCTTTCGCCCTTTTAGATATTGTAGAAAACTACACTCTTAAGCTAAAAAATGTAATTATCATGGAAACCGGCGGAATGAAAGGCCGAAGAAAAGAAATGATTAGAGAAGAACTACATGACACACTAAAAGAGGGCTTTGGGGTGCAGAAGATACATTCTGAATATGGCATGACCGAACTGTTATCACAAGCATACTCTAAAGGCGATGGTATCTTTGAAACTCCACCTTGGATGGATGTGATCATTAGAGACCCAGAAGATGCCCTGAGTTACCAAAGTACAGGAAAAACTGGCGGCGTTAATGTTATAGATTTGGCCAATATAAATTCCTGCTCCTTTATTGCGACACAAGATTTAGGTAAAAAATATGATGATGATACGTTCGAGGTATTAGGCCGTTTTGACCATTCTGATATTCGAGGCTGTAATTTATTAGTTTTTTAA
- the tyrS gene encoding tyrosine--tRNA ligase: protein MKTNFVAELQWRGMLHDAMPGTEEHLMNEMQSAYVGIDPTADSLHIGHLVGVMMLRHFQLAGHKPYALIGGATGMIGDPSGKSTERNLLDEKTLRHNQDALKAQLSRFLDFSGAADNAAILVNNYDWMKDFSFLEFIRDVGKHITVNYMMAKDSVKKRLSSEAKEGMSFTEFTYQLVQGYDFLHLFKEHNCTLQMGGSDQWGNITTGTELIRRMGGGKGYALTCPLITKADGTKFGKTEGGNVWLDAERTSPYKFYQYWLNTSDEDAEKYIKIFTFIGKEEIEALVAEHKEAPHLRVLQKRLADEITVMVHSQEELDNAVEASGILFGKSTAASLKKLNEKTFLDIFEGVPQAEVAMADVEEGLDMIGALAAKTNFLGSNGEARRELKQNSISVNKEKVKEDYIITKEDLINDKFVLLQRGKKNYFVVVVV from the coding sequence ATGAAAACCAATTTTGTAGCAGAATTACAATGGAGAGGCATGTTACATGATGCCATGCCAGGAACAGAAGAGCATTTAATGAATGAAATGCAATCGGCTTATGTTGGTATAGATCCTACGGCAGATTCGTTGCATATAGGGCATTTAGTAGGGGTGATGATGTTGCGTCACTTTCAATTAGCAGGCCATAAACCGTATGCGCTTATTGGTGGTGCTACGGGAATGATTGGAGATCCTTCTGGGAAATCTACAGAACGTAACCTTTTAGATGAAAAAACCTTACGCCATAATCAGGATGCTTTGAAAGCACAGCTTTCTCGTTTTTTAGATTTTAGCGGTGCAGCAGATAATGCGGCTATTCTTGTCAATAATTACGATTGGATGAAAGACTTTTCATTCTTAGAATTTATCCGTGATGTGGGGAAGCATATTACTGTAAATTATATGATGGCAAAAGATTCTGTAAAAAAGCGTCTTTCTTCAGAAGCAAAAGAAGGAATGTCTTTTACAGAGTTTACCTACCAACTTGTTCAAGGGTATGATTTTTTACATCTTTTTAAAGAACACAATTGCACCTTACAAATGGGAGGTAGTGACCAGTGGGGTAATATAACCACAGGAACAGAACTTATAAGACGTATGGGTGGTGGTAAGGGTTATGCACTTACCTGTCCATTAATTACAAAAGCAGATGGTACTAAGTTTGGAAAGACTGAAGGGGGTAATGTTTGGCTAGATGCAGAACGTACATCACCTTACAAATTTTACCAATATTGGTTAAATACCTCTGATGAGGATGCAGAAAAGTATATTAAAATATTCACCTTTATCGGTAAAGAGGAAATAGAAGCTTTAGTAGCGGAGCATAAAGAAGCGCCCCATTTACGTGTACTTCAAAAGCGTTTAGCAGATGAGATTACCGTAATGGTACACTCACAAGAAGAACTTGATAACGCTGTTGAGGCAAGTGGAATTCTTTTTGGAAAATCTACAGCCGCAAGTTTAAAGAAATTAAATGAAAAAACATTCTTAGACATTTTTGAAGGTGTTCCTCAAGCAGAGGTAGCTATGGCAGATGTTGAGGAAGGTTTAGATATGATTGGAGCTTTAGCCGCGAAGACTAATTTTTTAGGGTCTAATGGGGAAGCTAGAAGAGAGCTGAAACAAAACTCTATCTCGGTAAATAAAGAGAAGGTTAAAGAAGACTACATAATTACAAAAGAAGATTTAATCAACGATAAGTTTGTTCTTCTACAGCGAGGAAAGAAAAATTATTTTGTAGTAGTCGTTGTTTAA
- a CDS encoding NAD-dependent epimerase/dehydratase family protein has product MILVTGGTGLVGSHLLFELTKTNTVVRAIHREHSDLKQVEKIFSYYTRNSQEQFNKIEWVLADLNDVPAIDIAFENITHVYHCAALISFDPRNYDKLFKINCEGTANIVNISLAKKVKKLAYISSIATIGQEINSDTVNEDSDWNAKDANVYALTKHDAEIEVWRGSQEGLPSIILNPGVILGPGFWDSGSGTIFKTAAKGYAYYPPSGTGFIGVTDVVNLLILGMNSEINKERYIAIAENNTYKEILCHISKKLDLRPPNKELKKWQLSFLWRLDWLASFFSNKERKLTKNSTKSLQEQKQYDNQKIKTAFSYTFEPIDKVLDFCTEHFKKETS; this is encoded by the coding sequence ATGATTTTAGTCACAGGCGGTACAGGTTTAGTTGGGTCACATCTTTTGTTTGAATTAACCAAAACAAATACTGTGGTACGAGCTATTCACAGAGAACATAGCGACTTAAAACAGGTAGAAAAAATATTTTCTTACTACACGAGAAATTCTCAAGAACAATTCAATAAAATAGAATGGGTACTTGCAGACCTCAATGATGTTCCTGCCATAGACATCGCTTTTGAAAACATAACACATGTGTATCATTGTGCGGCTTTAATTTCTTTTGACCCTAGAAATTATGACAAACTATTTAAAATAAATTGCGAAGGCACTGCTAATATTGTAAACATTAGCTTAGCAAAGAAGGTCAAAAAACTGGCTTACATAAGTTCTATTGCTACTATTGGTCAAGAAATTAATTCTGATACTGTCAACGAAGACTCCGATTGGAATGCAAAAGATGCCAATGTGTATGCACTCACTAAACACGATGCAGAAATAGAGGTTTGGCGCGGCTCTCAAGAAGGCCTACCTAGCATAATACTGAACCCTGGCGTTATACTAGGCCCTGGGTTTTGGGATTCTGGAAGCGGTACTATATTTAAAACCGCAGCAAAAGGATATGCATATTACCCTCCTAGTGGCACAGGTTTTATTGGTGTAACAGATGTTGTAAACCTATTGATCTTAGGAATGAATTCTGAGATAAATAAAGAACGCTATATTGCTATTGCAGAAAACAACACCTATAAAGAAATTTTATGCCATATTTCTAAGAAACTAGACCTAAGACCCCCAAATAAAGAATTAAAAAAATGGCAGCTGAGCTTTTTATGGCGACTAGATTGGCTTGCTAGCTTCTTCTCTAATAAGGAACGAAAATTAACGAAGAACAGCACAAAATCGCTCCAAGAGCAAAAACAATATGACAATCAAAAGATAAAAACTGCTTTTAGCTACACCTTTGAACCTATAGATAAGGTACTAGATTTTTGTACAGAACATTTTAAAAAGGAAACTTCTTAA
- a CDS encoding DUF4296 domain-containing protein produces the protein MHRLVILVALILMVSSCKEELIKPPENLITKDKMSVILYDLALVTAAKNTSVDVLKKNDIEAMKYIYTKHGIDSLQFVESDVYYASNPEVYDEIYEGVEAKLKGDLKVVEDAKKEQRTLDSIERIRKPKKLDSITVEKPLKPKVN, from the coding sequence ATGCATAGACTTGTTATTTTAGTTGCTTTAATTTTGATGGTTTCTTCTTGCAAAGAGGAATTAATTAAGCCGCCAGAAAACCTTATTACAAAAGACAAGATGTCGGTAATTTTGTACGATTTAGCTTTAGTTACCGCTGCAAAAAATACGAGTGTAGATGTTCTAAAAAAAAATGATATAGAAGCCATGAAATATATTTATACCAAACATGGTATAGATAGCCTTCAGTTTGTAGAAAGCGATGTTTATTATGCTTCGAACCCAGAGGTGTATGATGAGATTTATGAAGGTGTAGAAGCTAAATTAAAAGGAGATCTTAAAGTTGTAGAAGATGCTAAAAAGGAGCAACGAACCTTAGATAGTATTGAGCGTATACGTAAGCCTAAAAAGCTTGATAGTATAACGGTAGAGAAACCTCTGAAGCCAAAAGTGAATTAA